In Mustela nigripes isolate SB6536 chromosome 2, MUSNIG.SB6536, whole genome shotgun sequence, a single window of DNA contains:
- the ABCA7 gene encoding phospholipid-transporting ATPase ABCA7 isoform X8, giving the protein MAFWTQLMLLLWKNFLYRRRQPVQLLVELLWPLFLFFILVAVRHSHPPLEHHECHFPNKPLPSAGTVPWLQGLICNLNNTCFPQPTPAEQPRVLSNFQDSLVSRLLADARTVLGGPSTHRMLASLGKLMSLLRAAGTTAQHQPSDRRQDLLSLTTELLGTLLGEGSLGSVPDHAQESVSSFVEAAEDLAQELLALPSLVELRALLRRPQGAGGPLEAVSEALCSARGPSIPGGPSLNWYEASHLKELVGQEPAAAQPDHGLSPACAELVGSLESHPLSRLLWRRLKPLVLGKVLFTPNTAFTRQLMAQRLLRAGDRGRTRPGGSGGQAQAKALLAFLDPHGEGYTWREAHADVGHVVGMLGRVVECVTLDKLEVAPSEAALVARALELLAERRFWAGIVFLGPEERRDLAQPRGPGHVRVKIRMDIDAVTRTNKIRDRFWDPGPAADPLTDLRYVWGGFVYLQDLLERAAVRVLSGREPRARLFLQQMPYPCFVDDAFLRVLSRSLPLFLTLAWIYSVALTVKAVVREKEARLRGTMQAMGLGRAVLWLGWFLSCLAPFLLSTALLVLVLKLGDILPYSHPAVVFLFLAAFAVATVVQSFLLTAFFSRANLAAACGGLAYFVLYLPYVLCVAWRDQLPAGGLVAASLLSPVAFGFGCESLALLEEQGEGAQWHNMGTGPAADVFSLAQVSGILLLDAALYGLATWYLEAVYPGQYGIPKPWNFPFRRSYWFGARSPKGSSPPATPKDPKVLMEEVPPGLIPGVSIRGLEKHFPGNPQPALRGLSLDFYQGQITALLGHNGAGKTTTLSILSGLFPPTRGSACILGYDVQSSMEAIRPHLGVCPQYNVLFDMLTVDEHIWFYGRLKGLSAAAVRPEQARLLQDVGLVPKSGAQTRHLSGGMQRKLSVAIAFVGGSRVVILDEPTAGVDPASRRSIWELLLKYREGRTLILSTHHLDEAELLGDRVAVVAGGRLCCCGSPLFLRRHLGSGYYLTLVKAPVSLAASSKGKPDLEESVDAGQKREPVSWGGTAGVSGLLSLVQQLVPGARLVRELPHELVLVLPYGGAVDGSFARLFWEVDQRLEELGLAGYGISDTSLEEIFLKVVQDCAAATDLEDAATGGSHRQHPGPGRTRPDVTTQLKIQPEESISEDGERALSAPETQALRGSAQPRMWGWALTRQQLRALLLKRFLLARRSRRGLFAQVVLPALFVGLALVCSLIVPPFGHYPALRLSPSMYGAQVSFFSDDAPGNPERARLLEMLLEEAGLEAPPGNGSARMRECPAPAVCRFWVPEVPVGVAEVLTSGNWTPESPSPACRCSQPGARRLLPDCPAAAGGPPPPQALAGSGEVVQNLTGRNLSDFLVKTYPRLVRQGLKTKKWVNEVRYGGFSLGGRDPGLPSGQEVSRSVEQLRVLLDPAPGGALDRILNSLAVWAHSLDAEDSLKIWFNNKGWHAMVAFLNRANNAILRAQLPPGPARRAHSITTLNHPLNLTKQQLSEAALMASSVDVLVSICVVFAMSFVPASFTLILIEERITRAKHLQFMGGLPPTLYWLGNFLWDMCNYLVSACVVVLIFLAFQQRAYVAPANLPALLLLLLLYGWSITPLMYPASFFFSVPSTAYVVLTCVNLFIGINGSMATFVLELFSDQKLQDVSRILRQVFLIFPHFCLGRGLIDMVRNQAMADAFERLGDGQFQSPLRWEVVGKNLLAMAVQGPLFLLSTLLLQHGGRLLPQPQPGSLHPLGDEDDDVARERERVVQGDTQGDVLVLRDLTKVYHGQRTPAVDRLCLGIPPGECFGLLGVNGAGKTSTFRMVTGDTLPSGGEATLAGHSVAREPASAHRHMGYCPQSDAIFELLTGRQHLELFARLRGVPETQVAQTASLGLERLGLLQSADQPAGTYSGGNKRKLATAVALVGDPAVVFLDEPTTGMDPSSRRFLWNSLLAVVREGRSVVLTSHSLEECEALCTRLAVMVNGRFRCLGSTQHLKNRFGAGHTLTLRVPAARSESALALVGTAFPGAELREAHGSRLRFQLPPGGRCALSRVFGELAARGAEHGVEDFSVSQTTLEEVFLNFSKDQGNEEDHRPEAGGRGGPAPRPQLPGLVAGFLEDPSMAESVL; this is encoded by the exons GCCATTTCCCCAACAAGCCGCTGCCCTCGGCCGGCACCGTTCCTTGGCTCCAGGGTCTCATCTGCAACTTGAACAACACTTGCTTCCCGCAGCCCACGCCCGCCGAGCAGCCGCGCGTCCTCAGCAACTTCCAGGACTCCCT ggtCTCCCGGCTCCTGGCAGATGCCCGCACTGTCCTGGGGGGCCCCAGTACCCACAGAATGCTGGCCAGCCTGGGAAAGCTGATGTCGCTGCTGAGAGCTGCGGGCACAACAG CCCAGCATCAGCCAAGCGACCGACGGCAGGACCTCCTGTCCCTGACCACTGAGCTACTGGGGACACTGCTTGGAGAG GGGTCCCTGGGGTCTGTGCCTGACCACGCCCAGGAGTCCGTGAGCAGCTTTGTGGAGGCAGCAGAGGACCTGGCCCAGGAG CTCCTGGCACTGCCCAGCCTGGTGGAGCTACGGGCACTGCTGCGGAGACCTCAAGGAGCAGGTGGACCCCTGGAGGCTGTGTCCGAGGCCCTCTGCAGTGCCCGGGGGCCTAGTATCCCCGGGGGGCCCTCCCTCAACTGGTACGAGGCCAGCCACCTGAAGGAGTTGGTGGGGCAGGAGCCAGCAGCAGCCCAGCCCGACCACGGCCTGA gccctgctTGTGCTGAGCTTGTGGGGTCCCTGGAATCTCACCCACTGTCCCGCCTGCTCTGGAGGCGTCTGAAGCCGCTGGTCCTGGGCAAAGTGCTGTTTACACCCAACACTGCCTTCACCAGGCAGCTCATGGCCCAG agGCTCCTGCgagctggggacagaggaaggacgCGGCCGGGGGGATCCGGAGGTCAGGCCCAGGCCAAGGCCCTGCTGGCCTTTCTGGACCCCCACGGGGAAGGCTACACCTGGCGGGAGGCCCATGCCGACGTGGGCCACGTGGTGGGCATGCTGGGCCGCGTGGTGGAG TGTGTCACCCTGGACAAGCTGGAGGTGGCACCCTCAGAGGCCGCCCTGGTGGCACGGGCGCTGGAGCTGCTGGCAGAGCGCCGCTTCTGGGCCGGCATCGTCTTCCTGGGGCCTGAGGAACGTCGGGACCTTGCACAGCCCCGGGGTCCTGGCCACGTGCGGGTCAAGATCCGCATGGACATCGATGCTGTCACAAGAACCAACAAGATCAGGGACAG GTTCTGGGACCCCGGCCCGGCCGCCGACCCCTTGACGGACCTGCGCTACGTGTGGGGTGGCTTCGTGTACCTGCAGGACCTGCTGGAGCGCGCGGCGGTGCGTGTGCTCAGCGGCCGCGAGCCCCGGGCCCGCCTCTTCCTGCAGCAGATGCCGTACCCCTGCTTCGTGGATGACGC GTTCCTGCGCGTCCTGAGCCGGTCGCTGCCGCTCTTCCTGACGCTGGCCTGGATCTACTCGGTGGCGCTGACGGTGAAGGCGGTGGTGCGCGAGAAGGAAGCCAGGCTGCGCGGCACCATGCAGGCCATGGGGCTGGGCCGCGCCGTGCTCTGGCTCGGCTGGTTCCTCAGCTGCCTGGCGCCCTTCCTGCTCAGCACCGCGCTGCTCGTGCTGGTGCTCAAG CTCGGGGACATCCTCCCCTACAGCCACCCGGCCGTGGTCTTCCTGTTCCTGGCGGCTTTCGCCGTGGCCACCGTGGTCCAGAGCTTCCTTCTGACCGCCTTCTTCTCCCGCGCCAACCTGGCGGCGGCCTGCGGAGGCCTCGCCTACTTCGTGCTCTACCTGCCCTATGTGCTGTGCGTGGCCTGGCGGGACCAGCTGCCTGCGGGTGGTCTGGTGGCTGCG AGCCTTCTGTCTCCTGTGGCCTTTGGGTTCGGCTGCGAGAGCCTGGCGCTGCTGGAGGAGCAGGGCGAGGGCGCGCAGTGGCACAACATGGGCACTGGGCCTGCGGCCGACGTCTTCAGCTTGGCGCAGGTTTCTGGCATTCTGCTGCTGGATGCCGCGCTCTATGGCCTCGCCACCTGGTACCTCGAGGCCGTCTACCCAG GCCAGTACGGGATCCCCAAACCATGGAACTTTCCCTTTCGGAGGAGCTATTGGTTTGGAGCTCGTTCTCCCAAGGGTTCCTCCCCACCTGCCACCCCGAAGGACCCAAAAG TGCTGATGGAAGAGGTACCCCCGGGCCTGATCCCAGGAGTCTCCATACGGGGCCTGGAGAAGCACTTTCCCGGCAACCCGCAGCCGGCCCTGCGGGGGCTCAGCCTGGACTTCTACCAGGGCCAGATCACTGCCTTGCTGGGCCACAATGGAGCCGGCAAGACGACCACACT GTCCATCCTGAGTGGCCTCTTTCCCCCAACCCGGGGCTCCGCCTGCATCCTGGGCTATGATGTCCAGTCCAGCATGGAAGCCATCCGGCCCCACCTGGGCGTCTGCCCGCAGTACAACGTGCTGTTTGACAT GCTGACCGTGGATGAGCACATCTGGTTCTACGGGCGGCTGAAGGGTCTGAGTGCGGCTGCTGTGCGCCCCGAGCAGGCCCGTCTCctgcaggatgtggggctcgtCCCCAAGTCTGGGGCCCAGACACGCCACCTCTCTG GCGGGATGCAGAGGAAGCTCTCAGTGGCCATCGCCTTTGTGGGTGGCTCCCGGGTCGTGATCCTAGATGAGCCCACAGCTGGTGTGGACCCTGCTTCCCGGCGCAGCATTTGGGAGCTGCTGCTCAAATACCGGGAAG GTCGCACACTGATCCTTTCCACCCACCACCTGGATGAGGCAGAGCTGCTAGGAGACCGTGTGGCTGTGGTGGCGGGAGGCCGCTTGTGCTGCTGCGGTTCCCCGCTCTTCCTGCGCCGTCACCTCGGCTCCGGCTACTATCTGACGTTGGTGAAGGCTCCCGTGTCCCTGGCCGCCAGCAGCAAG GGGAAGCCGGACCTGGAGGAGAGCGTAGATGCCGGGCAGAAGAGGGAGCCGGTCAGCTGGGGTGGCACAGCTG GTGTGTCCGGGCTGCTGTCCCTTGTGCAGCAGCTGGTGCCCGGGGCGCGGCTGGTGAGGGAGCTGCCCCATGAGCTGGTGCTAGTGCTGCCCTACGGGGGTGCTGTGGATGGCAGCTTTGCCAGGCTTTTCTGGGAAGTGGACCAGCGGctggaggagctggggctggCCGGCTACGGGATCTCGGACACCAGCCTGGAAGAG ATCTTCCTGAAGGTGGTACAAGATTGTGCTGCGGCCACAGACCTGGAGGATGCGGCCACAG GGGGTAGCCACAGGCAGCACCCAGGCCCAGGCCGCACTCGCCCAGATGTGACCACACAGCTCAAGATCCAACCTGAGGAGTCCATCTCGGAAGACGGGGAGCGTG cTCTGTCTGCCCCAGAGACACAGGCCCTGCGGGGCTCTGCACAgccccggatgtggggctgggcACTGACCCGCCAACAGCTCCGGGCCCTGCTTCTCAAGCGCTTTCTGCTTGCCCGCCGCAGCCGCCGTGGCCTGTTTGCACAG GTCGTGCTGCCTGCCCTCTTTGTGGGGCTGGCGCTGGTGTGCAGTCTCATCGTGCCTCCTTTCGGACACTACCCGGCTCTGCGACTCAGTCCCAGCATGTACGGTGCCCAGGTGTCCTTCTTCAG TGACGACGCTCCTGGGAACCCGGAGCGCGCCCGCCTGCTGGAGATGCtgctggaggaggcagggctggaggccCCCCCGGGGAACGGCTCTGCCAG gatgCGCGAGTGCCCAGCGCCCGCTGTCTGCCGGTTTTGGGTGCCTGAAGTGCCCGTGGGTGTTGCTGAGGTCCTGACCAGCGGAAACTGGACCCCGGAGTCCCCGTCCCCAGCCTGCCGGTGCAGCCAGCCCGGTGCCCGGCGCCTGCTGCCCGACTGCCCTGCTGCGGCGGGTggtccccccccgccccaggcgcTGGCCGGCTCTGGGGAGGTGGTGCAGAACCTGACAGGCCGGAACCTGTCCGACTTCCTGGTGAAGACCTACCCGCGCCTGGTCAGGCAGGG CCTGAAGACCAAGAAGTGGGTGAACGAGGTCAG GTATGGGGGCTTCTCCCTGGGGGGCCGAGACCCAGGCCTGCCCTCGGGCCAGGAGGTGAGTCGCTCGGTGGAGCAGCTGCGGGTGCTGCTGGACCCCGCGCCGGGCGGGGCCCTCGACCGCATCCTGAACAGCCTCGCCGTGTGGGCTCACAGCCTCGACGCAGAGGACAGTCTCAAG ATCTGGTTCAACAACAAGGGCTGGCACGCCATGGTCGCCTTTCTCAACAGAGCCAACAACGCCATCCTCCGCGCCCAGCTGCCCCCGGGCCCTGCCCGCCGCGCCCACAGCATCACCACGCTCAACCACCCCCTGAACCTCACCAAGCAGCAGCTGTCGGAGGCTGCGCT GATGGCCTCATCGGTGGACGTGCTTGTCTCCATCTGTGTGGTGTTTGCCATGTCTTTCGTCCCAGCCAGCTTCACCCTCATTCTCATAGAGGAGCGCATCACCCGGGCCAAACACCTGCAGTTTATGGGGGGCCTGCCTCCCACTCTTTACTGGCTCGGCAACTTCCTCTGGGACATG TGTAACTACTTGGTGTCAGCGTGCGTCGTCGTGCTCATCTTCCTGGCCTTCCAGCAGAGGGCGTACGTGGCCCCTGCCAACCTGCCGGCCCTCCTGCTGCTGTTACTGCTCTACGG CTGGTCGATCACGCCGCTCATGTACCctgcctccttcttcttctccgtGCCCAGCACGGCCTACGTGGTGCTCACCTGTGTCAACCTCTTCATCGGCATCAATGGCAGCATGGCCACCTTCGTGCTCGAGCTCTTCTCTGATCAG AAGCTGCAGGACGTCAGCCGGATCCTGAGACAGGTCTTCCTGATCTTCCCCCACTTCTGCCTGGGCCGGGGGCTCATCGACATGGTGCGGAACCAGGCCATGGCTGATGCCTTTGAGCGCTTGG GAGATGGGCAGTTCCAGTCACCCTTGCGCTGGGAGGTGGTCGGCAAGAATCTCTTGGCCATGGCGGTGCAGGGGCCGCTCTTCCTCCTGTCCACGCTCCTGCTGCAGCATGGCGGACGCCTCTTGCCACA ACCCCAGCCCGGGTCGCTGCACCCCCTGGGGGACGAGGATGACGACGTGGCCCGAGAGCGGGAACGGGTGGTCCAAGGCGACACCCAGGGGGACGTGTTGGTGCTGAGAGACCTGACCAAG GTGTACCATGGGCAGAGGACACCAGCGGTCGACCGCCTGTGCCTGGGGATCCCCCCTGGTGAG TGTTTCGGTCTGCTGGGAGTGAATGGAGCTGGGAAAACCTCCACATTCCGCATGGTGACTGGGGACACGCTACCCAGCGGTGGGGAGGCCACACTGGCAGGCCACAG TGTGGCCCGGGAGCCGGCGTCTGCGCACCGCCACATGGGTTACTGCCCTCAGTCGGATGCCATCTTCGAGCTGCTGACGGGCCGCCAGCACCTGGAGCTGTTCGCGCGCCTACGCGGTGTTCCCGAGACGCAGGTTGCCCAg ACGGCGAGCCTGGGCCTGGAGCGCCTGGGGCTCCTGCAGTCTGCGGACCAACCTGCGGGCACCTACAGTGGAGGGAACAAGAGGAAGCTGGCCACAGCGGTGGCACTGGTGGGGGACCCCGCTGTGGTCTTTTTG GACGAGCCGACCACCGGCATGGACCCCAGCTCTCGGCGCTTTCTCTGGAACAGCCTCCTGGCCGTCGTGCGGGAGGGCCGCTCCGTGGTGCTTACGTCACACAG CCTGGAGGAGTGCGAGGCCCTGTGCACGCGCCTGGCCGTCATGGTGAACGGGCGGTTCCGCTGTCTGGGCAGCACGCAGCACCTCAAGAACAG gttCGGAGCCGGCCACACGCTGACCCTGCGGGTGCCCGCCGCCCGGTCCGAGTCGGCGCTGGCCCTCGTGGGGACCGCGTTCCCGGGGGCCGAGCTGCGCGAGGCGCACGGCAGCCGCCTGCGCTTCCAGCTGCCGCCGGGAGGGCGCTGCGCCCTGTCCCGCGTCTTCGGGGAGCTGGCGGCGCGCGGGGCGGAGCACGGCGTGGAGGACTTCTCCGTGAGCCAGACCACCTTAGAGGAG GTATTCTTGAACTTCTCCAAGGACCAGGGGAATGAGGAGGACCACAGGCCAGAGGCCGGAGGCCGGGGAGGCCCTGCGCCACGCCCACAGCTTCCCGGACTCGTCGCTGGATTCCTGGAGGACCCCAGCATGGCCGAGTCGGTCCTCTGA